From a region of the Kwoniella mangroviensis CBS 8507 chromosome 1 map unlocalized Ctg01, whole genome shotgun sequence genome:
- a CDS encoding YbgI/family dinuclear metal center protein: MGNPTVNVAPLALIKRVWERIAPLQLAERSWDNVGPMIEAPYPNPNNRQVLLTIDLTPSVAAEALSLPTLALVVSYHPPIFRGLKSMTLQDPLQSSLLKLSAKGISVFSPHTSLDATPNGINNWLIKPFLSISKSNSPITTSEQIEGFEGAGMGRIVNLSVPLDVRQVVRMVKDHLDLDHVQLATPEIERPINSIAVCAGSGASLFKGVKADLYLTGEMSHHEVLAAIHSGTSVILTNHTNTERPYLSQVLQPWLEKELNSEINIHDEQPNGQWQVLVSKADRDPLRVV, translated from the exons ATGGGCAATCCAACCGTCAACGTCGCACCTCTGGCACTGATCAAGAGAGTATGGGAGAGGATCGCCCCTTTGCAGCTGGCAGAGCGAAGTTGGGACAAT GTCGGACCAATGATTG aGGCACCATATCCTAATCCTAACAATCGGCAAGTCCTCTTAACTATCGA TCTAACACCATCCGTCGCAGCCGAAGCATTATCTCTCCCCACTTTAGCATTAGTCGTGtcatatcatccaccaatatTCAGAGGTCTTAAATCGATGACTTTACAAGATCCTTTACAATCTTCTTTACTGAAATTATCAGCAAAAGGTATTAGTGTCTTTTCACCTCATACGAGTTTGGACGCTACTCCGAACGGTATAAATAATTG GCTTATCAAACCATTCTTATCGATCTCCAAATCAAATTCGCCAATAACCACTTCAGAGCAGATCGAAGGATTCGAAGGTGCAGGTATGGGAAGGATCGTCAATTTATCGGTACCATTGGATGTAAGACAGGTAGTGAGGATGGTTAAagatcatctggatctggatcatG tTCAGTTGGCTACTCCCGAAATTGAAAGACCCATAAATTCAATAGCTGTATGTGCgggttcag GTGCAAGTCTGTTCAAAGGTGTGAAAGCGGATTTGTACCTAACAGGAGAGATGTCCCAT CATGAGGTCCTCGCTGCTATACATTCAGGAACCTCCGTCATCCTGACCAATCACACCAATACCGAACGACCCTACCTCTCTCAAGTGTTACAACCatggttggagaaggaattaAATTCGGAGATTAATATACATGATGAACAGCCCAATGGGCAATGGCAAGTTTTAGTTTCGAAAGCTGATAGAGATCCTTTGAGGGTTGTCTGA